Proteins encoded together in one Canis aureus isolate CA01 chromosome 21, VMU_Caureus_v.1.0, whole genome shotgun sequence window:
- the LOC144293268 gene encoding olfactory receptor 4C11-like, producing the protein MSMNSSVNEFILLGLTQDPRKQKAIFGVFLMLYLATLLGNFLIVVTIKRSRTLGSPMYFFLFYLSFADACFSTTIAPRLIVDAISQQKTISYNECMTQVFSAHFFACMEIFVLILMAFDRYVAICKPLRYTTIMNRHVCSVLVILGWVGSCIHSSAQIFLASRLPFCGPNVIDHYFCDLQPLLKLACMDTYVINLLVVTNSGAICLVSFIILLISYVVILYSLRNHSAEGRRKALSTCTSHFIVVVLFFGPCIFMYTRPATTFPVDKVVAVFYTIGTPLLNPLIYTLRNAEVKNAMKKLWCSKG; encoded by the coding sequence ATGTCAATGAATAGCAGCGTGAATGAATTCATTCTGCTTGGCTTGACACAGGAtccaagaaaacagaaagcaataTTTGGGGTCTTCTTAATGCTTTACCTTGCCACACTGTTGGGAAACTTTCTCATTGTAGTGACTATTAAAAGAAGCAGGACTCTTGGGAgtcccatgtacttcttcctatTTTACCTGTCCTTTGCTGATGCCTGCTTCTCTACAACCATTGCCCCCAGATTGATTGTGGATGCCATTTCCCAGCAGAAGACCATTTCCTACAATGAGTGCATGACTCAGGTCTTTTCAGCCCACTTCTTTGCTTGCATGGAAATCTTCGTGCTGATCCTCATGGCTTTTGATCGCTATGTAGCCATTTGTAAGCCCTTGCGATACACAACCATCATGAACAGGCATGTCTGCAGTGTGCTGGTGATTCTGGGTTGGGTGGGATCCTGTATCCACTCTTCAGCACAAATTTTCCTGGCTTCGAGATTGCCTTTCTGTGGTCCCAATGTGATTGATCACTATTTCTGTGATTTGCAGCCCTTGTTGAAACTTGCTTGCATGGATACTTATGTAATAAATTTGCTAGTTGTTACTAATAGTGGAGCCATATGCTTGGTGAGTTTCATAATCTTGCTTATCTCCTATGTTGTCATCTTGTACTCTCTGAGAAACCACAGTGCAGAAGGAAGGCGAAAAGCCCTTTCAACCTGCACCTCCCATTTTATTGTGGTTGTCCTATTTTTTGGCCCATGTATATTCATGTATACACGCCCGGCAACCACATTTCCAGTAGACAAGGTGGTGGCAGTGTTTTATACCATTGGGACACCCTTGCTGAACCCTCTGATCTATACACTGAGGAATGCGGAAGtgaaaaatgccatgaaaaaGTTATGGTGTAGCAAAGGGTGA